In Neofelis nebulosa isolate mNeoNeb1 chromosome 7, mNeoNeb1.pri, whole genome shotgun sequence, the following proteins share a genomic window:
- the GSTZ1 gene encoding maleylacetoacetate isomerase isoform X1, whose product MTESGKPILYSYFRSSCSWRVRIALALKSIDYEMIPINLIKDGGQQFSEEFQALNPMKQVPALKIDGITICQSLAIIEYLEETRPTPRLLPQDPKKRALVRMISDLIASGIQPLQNLSVLNQVGQENQLTWAQKVITSGFNALEQILRSTAGKYCVGDEVSMADLCLVPQVANAERFKVDFTPYPTISHINKTLLALEAFQVSHPCRQPDTPPELRA is encoded by the exons ATGACTGAGTCTGGCAAG CCCATCCTGTACTCCTATTTCCGGAGCTCCTGCTCATGGAGAGTTCGAATCG CTCTGGCCTTGAAAAGCATCGACTATGAGATGATCCCCATCAACCTCATAAAGGATGGAGGCCAGCAG TTCTCTGAAGAATTCCAGGCACTGAATCCCATGAAGCAGGTGCCGGCCCTGAAGATCGATGGCATCACCATTTGCCAGTCG CTGGCCATCATTGAGTACCTGGAGGAGACTCGGCCCACTCCACgactcctgcctcaggacccaAAGAAGAGAGCCCTCGTGCGCATGATTTCCGATCTCATCGCCAGCGGCATCCAGCCCCTGCAG AACCTATCTGTCCTGAACCAAGTGGGACAGGAGAACCAGCTGACCTGGGCCCAGAAGGTCATCACTTCTGGCTTTAACG CTCTGGAGCAGATCCTGCGGAGCACAGCAGGGAAGTACTGTGTGGGAGATGAG GTGTCCATGGCTGATCTCTGCTTAGTGCCTCAGGTGGCAAACGCTGAAAG GTTCAAGGTGGATTTCACTCCCTACCCTACCATCAGCCACATCAACAAGACGCTGCTGGCCTTGGAGGCTTTCCAAGTGTCTCACCCCTGTCGGCAGCCAGATACACCCCCTGAGCTGAGGGCCTAG
- the GSTZ1 gene encoding maleylacetoacetate isomerase isoform X2 — MQAGKPILYSYFRSSCSWRVRIALALKSIDYEMIPINLIKDGGQQFSEEFQALNPMKQVPALKIDGITICQSLAIIEYLEETRPTPRLLPQDPKKRALVRMISDLIASGIQPLQNLSVLNQVGQENQLTWAQKVITSGFNALEQILRSTAGKYCVGDEVSMADLCLVPQVANAERFKVDFTPYPTISHINKTLLALEAFQVSHPCRQPDTPPELRA; from the exons ATGCAAGCGGGGAAG CCCATCCTGTACTCCTATTTCCGGAGCTCCTGCTCATGGAGAGTTCGAATCG CTCTGGCCTTGAAAAGCATCGACTATGAGATGATCCCCATCAACCTCATAAAGGATGGAGGCCAGCAG TTCTCTGAAGAATTCCAGGCACTGAATCCCATGAAGCAGGTGCCGGCCCTGAAGATCGATGGCATCACCATTTGCCAGTCG CTGGCCATCATTGAGTACCTGGAGGAGACTCGGCCCACTCCACgactcctgcctcaggacccaAAGAAGAGAGCCCTCGTGCGCATGATTTCCGATCTCATCGCCAGCGGCATCCAGCCCCTGCAG AACCTATCTGTCCTGAACCAAGTGGGACAGGAGAACCAGCTGACCTGGGCCCAGAAGGTCATCACTTCTGGCTTTAACG CTCTGGAGCAGATCCTGCGGAGCACAGCAGGGAAGTACTGTGTGGGAGATGAG GTGTCCATGGCTGATCTCTGCTTAGTGCCTCAGGTGGCAAACGCTGAAAG GTTCAAGGTGGATTTCACTCCCTACCCTACCATCAGCCACATCAACAAGACGCTGCTGGCCTTGGAGGCTTTCCAAGTGTCTCACCCCTGTCGGCAGCCAGATACACCCCCTGAGCTGAGGGCCTAG